In the genome of Acetobacter oryzifermentans, one region contains:
- a CDS encoding ATP-binding cassette domain-containing protein, producing the protein MHTTHGSSTALAVHNLAFFHNAEPLTLSLPAGSCTAILGIGQDNADLTCLAETLAGRRPFTVGQIEINGTPYNLNTSGHKKLATIGPHAPLFPHISVLDNIFLPLRASGTFHKSEIAHRGAEILALTGLEALRAQPARILNAEQIFRTQLARALIMQPDVVVLNQPFENMDHPTIRRAITFLDRLRHAIGLSILLLSRQKQDCMIAADQIGVMQNGTLLQIGDVATLLNRPTCLSVAAQFGDANVISGKVLLIEDDIAELRLPSGETVEAVADYNLEENDLASICILPDRLSVLFPRSGGMEIEDKTDIACTLVSAHHIGHAIAMRFRTLDGTEIIAHRPLVHLPRELRPGNKAILAWQPQNAIAFPMDAK; encoded by the coding sequence ATGCATACCACGCATGGCTCATCCACAGCACTGGCGGTTCACAATCTAGCGTTCTTTCACAACGCAGAACCCCTCACGCTTTCTCTACCGGCGGGAAGTTGCACAGCCATACTGGGAATCGGGCAAGACAATGCGGATCTAACCTGTTTGGCAGAAACATTGGCTGGCAGACGCCCCTTTACGGTTGGGCAGATAGAAATTAACGGCACACCATATAACTTAAACACATCTGGCCATAAAAAACTGGCAACAATAGGCCCGCACGCGCCCTTGTTTCCGCACATTTCCGTTCTGGACAATATTTTCCTGCCCCTGCGCGCCAGTGGCACGTTTCACAAGTCTGAAATCGCACATCGCGGGGCTGAAATACTGGCCCTGACTGGCTTGGAAGCCCTGCGTGCCCAACCGGCCCGCATACTCAATGCAGAACAGATATTTCGGACGCAGCTAGCGCGCGCCCTGATCATGCAGCCCGATGTTGTGGTTCTGAATCAGCCTTTCGAAAACATGGATCACCCCACCATCCGGCGTGCAATCACATTTTTGGATCGGTTACGCCATGCCATAGGACTGAGCATTCTGCTGCTTTCACGCCAGAAGCAGGACTGTATGATAGCGGCAGATCAGATTGGCGTTATGCAAAATGGCACCCTGTTACAGATAGGAGATGTTGCCACCCTACTAAACCGCCCTACTTGCCTAAGCGTGGCAGCACAGTTTGGGGATGCCAATGTTATCAGCGGCAAGGTATTACTTATAGAGGATGACATTGCCGAATTGCGCCTGCCATCGGGCGAGACAGTGGAAGCTGTGGCCGATTACAATCTAGAAGAAAATGATCTGGCCAGCATTTGCATTCTGCCTGACCGCCTTTCCGTTCTGTTTCCTCGCTCCGGTGGCATGGAGATAGAAGATAAAACAGATATTGCCTGCACTCTTGTTTCCGCCCATCACATTGGCCACGCCATTGCCATGCGGTTTCGCACCTTGGATGGCACGGAAATTATAGCTCACCGCCCCCTGGTCCATTTGCCGCGTGAACTCCGCCCCGGCAACAAGGCCATATTGGCTTGGCAACCACAGAACGCTATCGCCTTTCCGATGGATGCAAAATAA
- the hpnD gene encoding presqualene diphosphate synthase HpnD encodes MHDEPTPLGCDPADLAWVESTVKQAGTSFAAGMRILPPMRRYGMYAIYAFCRVVDDIADGLAPLAERTQALEEWHKKIAHLYQDRLETPHEPLERVLLAAIPFFALQQADFDAIIDGMLMDTATPIVAPDEKTLDLYCDRVAAAVGRLSVRIFGECSDEGNKVAYHLGRALQLTNILRDLPEDAARGRLYLPSDLLDRFNVPHDPVKALTAPGLQEVTKIIAARAQDHFTTAFATMKLCRPRTMLPARIMGASYETVLKNLRKRGWGPDVLRQRPESSTVGKVYALACSYLP; translated from the coding sequence ATGCATGACGAGCCGACCCCCCTTGGGTGTGATCCTGCTGATCTTGCCTGGGTGGAAAGTACGGTCAAACAGGCGGGAACCTCCTTTGCTGCTGGCATGCGTATCCTGCCCCCCATGCGCCGCTACGGCATGTATGCCATTTACGCTTTCTGCCGTGTGGTGGACGATATTGCCGATGGCCTGGCCCCGTTGGCAGAACGCACACAGGCATTGGAGGAATGGCACAAAAAGATTGCCCACCTGTATCAGGACAGGCTTGAAACCCCGCACGAACCGCTGGAACGCGTTCTGCTAGCCGCCATTCCGTTCTTTGCGCTGCAACAGGCAGATTTTGATGCCATCATCGATGGCATGCTGATGGATACCGCCACCCCGATTGTGGCGCCGGATGAAAAAACGCTGGATCTTTACTGTGATCGCGTAGCCGCAGCCGTTGGCCGTTTGTCTGTGCGTATCTTTGGTGAGTGCTCTGATGAAGGCAATAAGGTTGCCTATCATCTGGGCCGTGCCCTGCAGTTAACCAACATCCTGCGTGATCTGCCCGAAGATGCCGCACGTGGCCGCCTGTATCTGCCATCCGATCTGCTAGATCGGTTTAACGTGCCGCATGATCCGGTAAAGGCACTTACCGCCCCCGGCTTGCAGGAAGTTACCAAAATTATAGCCGCTCGTGCGCAGGATCACTTCACAACGGCATTTGCCACCATGAAGCTTTGCCGCCCCCGCACCATGCTGCCAGCCCGCATTATGGGTGCCAGCTATGAAACGGTGCTGAAAAACCTGCGCAAACGTGGATGGGGGCCTGATGTACTGCGCCAGCGGCCCGAAAGCTCCACCGTAGGCAAGGTTTACGCGCTCGCCTGCTCTTATCTTCCCTGA
- a CDS encoding phosphorylase family protein — MTSASAQPSPSRPGILVGLKAEARLIRSIFPHAAIAASGATHTGAKREAARLVASGADCLLSFGLAAGLNPALSAGSIVIPEKVSCWDTNAVCDATLRHILGGDQAGVQGGTLLHSDTVVMDAAHKAQLFAQSHCPALDMESGFLAKAAEEAGLPFAVLRVVCDPADRSLPPIAGSVLSPEGGLQIGKLMCDIVRHPTQIGGLIHLGQDAALARKAMISFLTTQAQTPAFKRLAGN, encoded by the coding sequence ATGACATCAGCCTCTGCCCAGCCTTCGCCATCTCGCCCCGGCATTCTGGTGGGGTTAAAAGCGGAAGCACGCCTTATCCGCTCTATTTTCCCGCATGCTGCCATTGCCGCTAGTGGCGCGACACATACCGGAGCAAAGCGCGAAGCTGCCAGATTGGTTGCCAGCGGGGCTGATTGTCTGCTCTCCTTTGGCTTGGCTGCGGGGCTGAACCCGGCATTATCTGCTGGCAGCATTGTTATTCCAGAAAAGGTTTCCTGCTGGGACACAAACGCCGTATGCGATGCCACTTTACGCCATATTTTAGGTGGAGATCAGGCGGGTGTGCAGGGCGGAACGCTGCTGCATAGTGATACCGTGGTAATGGATGCAGCCCATAAGGCGCAGCTTTTTGCACAGTCTCATTGCCCCGCATTAGATATGGAAAGCGGTTTTCTTGCAAAAGCAGCAGAAGAAGCCGGGCTGCCTTTTGCTGTTCTACGGGTTGTCTGCGATCCGGCAGACCGTTCCCTGCCCCCCATTGCAGGCTCTGTTCTTTCCCCTGAAGGGGGCCTGCAAATCGGTAAGTTAATGTGTGATATCGTGCGCCACCCAACGCAGATTGGTGGGCTTATTCACCTTGGGCAAGATGCAGCTTTGGCACGTAAAGCCATGATCTCGTTTCTAACGACACAAGCGCAAACCCCTGCCTTTAAACGACTTGCAGGCAACTAA
- a CDS encoding DUF1656 domain-containing protein produces MLAEFNIFGVFIAPIVVYALAALPITMCVRFVLWWSGLLGWFWHIALFEVSLYVSILCLLILYV; encoded by the coding sequence ATGCTAGCTGAATTCAATATATTTGGTGTTTTTATTGCACCTATTGTCGTGTACGCCCTAGCGGCGCTGCCGATTACAATGTGTGTTCGCTTCGTGTTGTGGTGGAGCGGCCTTCTGGGCTGGTTCTGGCATATCGCGTTGTTCGAAGTATCGTTATACGTCAGTATTCTTTGCCTGCTGATCCTCTACGTCTGA
- a CDS encoding MarR family winged helix-turn-helix transcriptional regulator: MEPNHHPVMANEPRRFFGYRLARLAAVWRREIDADLRAFGLTDATWRPIYYLNFSKTPMRQTDLARSLSLEAPSLVRLLDVLEKRGYVVRETDEEDRRSKLVSITEEGRSVAALVSRVADEVTARLTEDVSTTELEECCGVLDRVEQAAQNHRDTIGGDKRGMR, translated from the coding sequence ATGGAACCGAATCATCATCCCGTTATGGCCAATGAGCCCCGCCGTTTCTTTGGATATCGGCTGGCGCGTCTTGCTGCTGTGTGGCGGCGGGAGATTGATGCCGATCTGCGGGCCTTCGGCCTGACAGACGCCACATGGCGGCCCATTTATTACCTCAACTTCTCCAAAACACCCATGCGCCAGACAGATCTGGCCCGCTCCCTCTCCTTGGAAGCCCCTTCACTGGTGCGGCTTTTGGATGTGCTGGAAAAGCGTGGCTACGTGGTGCGTGAAACGGATGAAGAAGATCGCCGCTCCAAACTGGTAAGTATTACGGAAGAAGGGCGCAGTGTTGCTGCTCTTGTCAGCCGCGTGGCGGATGAAGTGACAGCCCGCCTAACGGAAGATGTTTCCACCACGGAGCTGGAAGAATGCTGCGGCGTTCTTGACCGGGTTGAGCAAGCCGCCCAAAACCACCGGGATACCATTGGTGGTGATAAAAGAGGCATGCGGTAA
- a CDS encoding phage holin family protein yields the protein MRIFDLGKSALNAQSNLMQQMAIRYGKQAVLLAMAAVFGLFALITGHGLLWVLLVFVGHFGPVGAAFTVFGLDVFVALVCVLFGRRSYLTVQEVEARIARDRNITMMRDSMTMAAVTATVATAMGRGGSRKVWDVVRRKKD from the coding sequence ATGCGTATCTTTGATCTTGGTAAATCCGCCCTGAATGCTCAGTCTAATCTGATGCAACAGATGGCCATACGATACGGCAAGCAAGCCGTATTGTTGGCAATGGCGGCAGTATTTGGACTATTTGCCCTGATTACAGGGCATGGGCTCCTTTGGGTGCTTCTGGTTTTTGTCGGGCATTTTGGCCCGGTAGGTGCGGCGTTTACAGTATTCGGGCTGGATGTGTTTGTGGCTCTGGTTTGTGTGCTGTTTGGCCGTCGTTCTTACCTGACAGTGCAGGAAGTGGAAGCCCGCATTGCCCGTGACCGCAATATCACCATGATGCGCGACTCCATGACCATGGCAGCCGTAACGGCAACCGTTGCAACAGCCATGGGCCGTGGTGGATCTCGCAAAGTGTGGGACGTTGTGCGGCGGAAAAAGGACTGA
- the shc gene encoding squalene--hopene cyclase yields MAADGSALSESRLSSDVLDRAVLSAHTALSQAQQNDGHWVYELEADATIPAEYILLEHFMDRIDDALEQKIAIYLRRIQSEEHGGWPLYHNGKFDLSATVKAYFALKAVGDDVNAPHMQRAREAILDHGGAERSNVFTRSQLALFGEVPWRATPIMPVELMLLPAKAFFSVWNMSYWSRTVIAPLLVLAALRPVAANPRQIHVRELFVTPPEKVQDWIRGPYRSAWGYVFKGLDSVLRPIVPFIPEKTHKKAIQAALDFIEPRLNGKDGLGAIYPAMANVVMMYRAMGVPDKDPRAKTAWEAVQTLIVEKDDEAYCQPCVSPIWDTGLSGHAMIEAASGPNGIAPEKTLGELKKTSAWLRSKQILNVKGDWAVRNPNLAPGGWAFQYGNDYYPDVDDTAVVGMLLHREGDPANAEAIARARAWIVGMQSTDGGWGAFDIDNNKNVLNHIPFADHGALLDPPTADVTARCISFLAQLKNPEDEPVIKRGLEYLRKEQEKDGSWFGRWGTNYIYGTWSALCALNAAGISHDDPAVVKAVEWLRSVQRTDGGWGEGCESYEGGPHGTYGESLPSQTAWAVLGLMAAGRRDDPAVTRGIAWLADQQDANGEWHEDPYNAVGFPKVFYLRYHGYKQFFPLMALARYRNLESSNTRRVSFGF; encoded by the coding sequence ATGGCCGCCGATGGGAGTGCTCTTTCCGAATCACGCCTTTCTTCAGATGTTCTGGATCGTGCGGTTCTGAGTGCGCATACCGCTCTCAGTCAGGCCCAGCAAAATGATGGGCATTGGGTTTATGAGCTGGAAGCCGATGCCACCATTCCTGCCGAATATATCCTGCTCGAACACTTCATGGACAGGATTGACGATGCGCTGGAGCAGAAAATTGCCATCTACCTGCGCCGTATCCAAAGTGAAGAGCACGGGGGCTGGCCCCTTTACCACAATGGCAAGTTTGACCTTTCCGCCACTGTAAAAGCTTACTTTGCGCTCAAAGCCGTGGGGGATGATGTGAATGCCCCCCATATGCAGCGTGCACGAGAAGCCATTCTGGATCATGGTGGGGCGGAACGCTCAAACGTGTTTACACGCTCCCAGCTTGCTTTGTTTGGTGAAGTGCCGTGGCGTGCAACTCCGATTATGCCCGTAGAGTTGATGCTGCTGCCTGCCAAGGCATTCTTTTCCGTGTGGAACATGTCTTACTGGTCCCGCACAGTTATTGCGCCGCTTCTGGTGCTGGCAGCCCTCCGCCCTGTGGCGGCAAATCCGCGCCAGATCCATGTGCGTGAGTTGTTTGTTACTCCGCCAGAAAAAGTGCAGGACTGGATTCGAGGCCCTTATCGCTCGGCATGGGGGTATGTTTTTAAAGGGCTGGATAGCGTTTTGCGGCCCATCGTACCGTTTATTCCCGAAAAAACGCACAAAAAAGCCATTCAAGCCGCCCTTGATTTTATCGAACCTCGCTTAAATGGCAAAGATGGCTTGGGGGCTATTTACCCTGCCATGGCCAACGTGGTGATGATGTATCGGGCCATGGGCGTGCCGGATAAAGACCCGCGTGCAAAAACGGCATGGGAAGCCGTGCAGACCCTTATCGTTGAAAAAGACGATGAAGCCTACTGTCAGCCCTGCGTTTCCCCTATTTGGGACACCGGACTTTCTGGCCATGCCATGATTGAGGCAGCCTCTGGCCCCAATGGAATTGCGCCAGAAAAAACGCTTGGCGAGTTGAAAAAAACCTCTGCATGGCTCCGCAGTAAGCAGATCCTGAATGTAAAGGGAGATTGGGCCGTTCGTAACCCCAATCTGGCCCCCGGTGGCTGGGCTTTCCAATACGGGAACGACTATTACCCCGATGTGGATGATACAGCCGTAGTGGGTATGCTGTTGCACCGTGAGGGCGACCCAGCAAATGCTGAAGCCATTGCGCGTGCACGCGCATGGATTGTGGGCATGCAAAGCACAGATGGTGGCTGGGGTGCTTTTGATATCGACAACAACAAGAATGTTCTCAACCACATTCCTTTTGCCGATCATGGTGCATTGCTCGACCCACCCACAGCAGATGTCACCGCACGCTGTATTTCCTTTCTGGCCCAATTGAAAAACCCAGAAGATGAGCCCGTTATCAAGCGTGGACTGGAATATCTGCGCAAGGAGCAGGAAAAAGACGGTTCCTGGTTTGGGCGGTGGGGCACAAACTACATTTACGGCACATGGTCTGCGCTGTGCGCCTTAAATGCTGCTGGCATTTCCCACGATGACCCAGCCGTGGTGAAAGCTGTGGAATGGCTCCGCTCTGTCCAGCGAACAGATGGCGGCTGGGGCGAGGGTTGCGAATCTTATGAAGGCGGCCCACACGGCACGTATGGTGAAAGCCTGCCATCACAAACAGCATGGGCTGTTCTGGGCCTGATGGCCGCAGGCCGGCGGGATGATCCAGCCGTAACGCGCGGCATTGCATGGCTGGCCGACCAGCAGGATGCGAACGGGGAATGGCATGAAGACCCCTATAATGCTGTTGGCTTCCCCAAGGTATTTTACCTGCGTTACCACGGCTACAAGCAGTTCTTCCCGCTTATGGCATTAGCCCGCTATCGCAATCTTGAAAGCAGCAATACCCGCCGCGTTTCCTTTGGGTTCTAA
- the hpnC gene encoding squalene synthase HpnC, with protein MTNTTSVWGTADVSSGKGASDENFPVGSLLISKKLRPHVHAYYDYARVIDDIADSETLAPDDKITRLNAMEDVLLGKRDPINRPDAQSAATLRRSLLQTHVPFETATDLLIAFRNDSRGHVYQTWDDLLQYCRYSANPVGRYLIGLHEESSAAFAPSDALCTSLQILNHLQDCSGDLKRLKRCYIPADMMQRCGTSQQDLLAGSSSPALRRVFNTMLDGVDALNQQASALAAHIRDRRFRMECAAIVELAHCLTRRLRREDPLAGRVALRRADGMHAAIAALRAWA; from the coding sequence ATGACCAACACAACCAGCGTATGGGGAACAGCAGACGTTTCATCCGGCAAGGGAGCTTCGGATGAAAACTTTCCCGTCGGTTCCCTGCTAATCAGCAAAAAGCTGCGCCCGCACGTGCATGCCTACTATGATTACGCGCGTGTTATTGATGACATTGCAGATAGTGAAACCCTTGCCCCCGATGACAAGATTACACGCCTGAATGCAATGGAAGATGTTTTGCTCGGCAAGCGGGACCCGATCAACCGGCCCGATGCCCAAAGTGCAGCAACGTTGCGCCGGTCTCTTCTGCAAACGCATGTTCCGTTTGAAACGGCAACGGATCTGCTGATTGCCTTCCGCAACGATTCGCGCGGGCATGTCTATCAGACATGGGATGATCTGCTGCAATACTGCCGGTATTCCGCCAACCCTGTGGGCCGTTATCTGATTGGCCTGCACGAAGAATCTTCCGCCGCCTTTGCGCCCTCCGATGCACTGTGCACATCACTACAGATTCTAAACCACCTTCAGGATTGCTCTGGTGATCTCAAGCGCCTGAAGCGCTGCTACATCCCCGCAGATATGATGCAACGTTGCGGCACATCGCAACAGGATCTGCTGGCTGGTAGCAGCTCTCCTGCTCTGCGGCGTGTTTTCAACACCATGCTGGACGGGGTAGATGCCCTCAACCAGCAGGCTTCCGCCTTAGCTGCCCATATCCGTGACCGCCGGTTCCGTATGGAATGTGCTGCTATTGTAGAACTGGCACACTGCCTTACCCGCCGCCTGCGGCGTGAAGACCCACTGGCAGGGCGTGTGGCCTTGCGTCGGGCAGACGGCATGCATGCAGCTATTGCGGCCCTGCGGGCATGGGCATGA
- the hpnE gene encoding hydroxysqualene dehydroxylase HpnE, which translates to MTGTLHIIGAGMAGLAAAVEAAGSGPRIIVHEAGRACGGRARSYMDRQLGCRIDNGNHLLLSANKTVFRYLGLTGALDTLTGPHAPLFPFVDLAEDARWTLNLSRGRMPWWVFQPHRRVPDMRLPDLRSLYRLMNAGENETVADCLLPGAFARRLLEPFAISALNTLTDTGSAALLGAVIRESLSLGGTACMPWFAKVGLSETLVDPALKHLQDMNVEVRTQSRITGVEEARGRITTLHTPEEDITLGPDDSIIMAVPAPVAQSLLANKIAGITAPTEFESILNLHFKLDERPIPQGSFAQCGFMGVIGGVTEWVFLRENILSVTVSAANRYADQNQDDLARTIWQEVCQACDAVLEQPLPATPAAQRVVWEKRATFAATPEQNRLRCGPATPLVNLALAGDWTNTGLPATLEGAMRSGVQAVHTLGLKHPR; encoded by the coding sequence ATGACAGGCACTTTGCATATTATTGGCGCGGGCATGGCCGGTTTGGCCGCTGCGGTAGAAGCGGCGGGCTCTGGCCCACGCATTATCGTGCACGAAGCAGGCCGCGCCTGTGGCGGGCGGGCGCGCTCTTATATGGATCGTCAGCTTGGTTGCCGCATTGATAACGGTAACCATCTGCTGCTTTCTGCCAACAAAACTGTTTTCCGTTATCTGGGGCTTACCGGCGCGCTGGACACCTTAACCGGCCCCCACGCGCCACTTTTCCCCTTTGTAGATCTGGCCGAAGATGCGCGCTGGACATTAAACCTTTCCCGCGGGCGTATGCCGTGGTGGGTATTTCAGCCACATCGGCGTGTGCCGGATATGCGCCTGCCTGATTTGCGCAGCCTGTACCGCTTGATGAACGCAGGTGAAAACGAAACAGTTGCAGATTGCCTATTGCCCGGTGCCTTCGCCCGGCGGCTTTTAGAGCCGTTTGCTATTTCCGCCCTTAATACGCTTACCGATACCGGAAGCGCCGCATTGCTGGGTGCTGTTATTCGCGAATCTCTTTCCTTGGGGGGGACGGCCTGTATGCCGTGGTTTGCCAAGGTTGGCCTTTCCGAAACCTTGGTGGATCCGGCCCTAAAGCATTTGCAGGACATGAACGTAGAAGTGCGCACCCAAAGCCGTATTACCGGTGTGGAAGAAGCGCGCGGCCGCATTACAACCCTGCATACACCCGAAGAAGACATTACCTTGGGGCCTGATGATTCCATCATCATGGCTGTACCTGCTCCTGTGGCGCAGAGTCTCTTAGCCAACAAGATTGCTGGCATAACCGCCCCAACGGAATTTGAAAGCATTCTAAACCTGCATTTCAAGCTGGATGAACGCCCCATTCCACAAGGCTCTTTTGCGCAATGTGGGTTTATGGGCGTTATTGGCGGCGTAACGGAATGGGTTTTCCTGCGCGAAAACATTCTGTCTGTTACCGTAAGCGCCGCCAACCGCTATGCAGACCAGAATCAGGATGATCTGGCCCGCACCATCTGGCAGGAAGTCTGCCAGGCTTGTGATGCCGTGCTGGAGCAACCTCTTCCGGCCACACCGGCGGCCCAACGTGTTGTGTGGGAAAAACGCGCAACCTTTGCAGCCACACCTGAACAAAACCGCCTACGCTGTGGCCCTGCTACACCTTTGGTAAATCTGGCTCTGGCCGGAGACTGGACAAACACCGGCTTGCCCGCAACCCTTGAAGGGGCCATGCGGTCTGGCGTGCAAGCTGTTCATACTTTGGGCCTCAAGCACCCTCGGTAA
- a CDS encoding efflux transporter outer membrane subunit codes for MRQNMKGRRRLGLFLATSMLLSACTVGPNYQPDRMKVPAAFKETEEEHPATPEEIERTNKEMTEWWSLFKDPILTRLVDDAIKGNYDLQIAGQRILAERAIRDRSAAQWYPQMDANMGGGDVRYSINIDNWPIRPGNPANQPEASMLTYGVMASWELDMFGRIRRDVEAHEHQVEANIEGRRALLMGLLSELASDYMLLRVTQLQIKIATDNIRVAKDALDLTNKLYLEGVGNTLQIAQAQAEMDAQIAAREPLKTRVSQVTHAIAVLLGKMPGELEEELKIPRPLPIVPEFPATLPSIVIANRPDIRMAERQYAVATAQIGVAVANLYPHFVVPLTFNPNASAMYQAFQANAMSWQFLLMASMPLMHGGKMTAEVRAAQAAAEAARLTYRQTVLQGFKEVEDAMAAWHDDIEYAEQLHKAAEDSATASERARKLYGAGLVGFLEVLTTERTTLNAQNMEALAKLERLRDAVNLYTALGAGWKGVALTNTTLPVSLETQNFLARAFKQ; via the coding sequence ATGAGACAGAACATGAAGGGTCGTCGTCGCCTTGGGCTGTTTCTGGCAACATCCATGTTGTTGTCAGCCTGTACCGTAGGGCCAAATTATCAGCCAGACCGCATGAAGGTTCCGGCAGCGTTCAAGGAGACGGAGGAAGAGCATCCGGCTACGCCTGAAGAGATCGAACGCACCAACAAGGAAATGACAGAGTGGTGGTCTTTGTTCAAAGATCCCATTCTCACACGCTTGGTGGATGATGCCATTAAGGGCAACTACGATCTGCAGATTGCCGGACAGCGTATTCTGGCCGAACGGGCCATTCGTGATCGGTCTGCCGCACAGTGGTATCCACAAATGGATGCCAATATGGGCGGTGGTGATGTGCGCTATTCCATCAACATCGATAACTGGCCAATTCGCCCGGGTAATCCGGCTAACCAGCCAGAAGCTTCTATGTTGACATATGGTGTGATGGCATCGTGGGAGCTGGATATGTTCGGGCGTATCCGCCGAGATGTGGAAGCGCATGAACATCAGGTTGAAGCCAATATTGAAGGCCGCCGCGCGTTGCTGATGGGTCTGCTATCCGAGCTTGCGTCCGACTATATGTTGCTGCGCGTAACACAGCTTCAGATCAAGATCGCCACGGATAACATTCGCGTTGCTAAGGATGCGTTGGATCTTACTAACAAGCTGTATCTGGAAGGTGTGGGTAACACCTTGCAGATTGCACAGGCACAGGCCGAAATGGATGCGCAGATTGCTGCGCGTGAACCGCTAAAAACACGTGTTTCGCAGGTAACACACGCCATTGCCGTGCTGCTGGGTAAAATGCCGGGTGAACTGGAAGAGGAATTGAAGATTCCGCGGCCTCTGCCAATTGTTCCAGAATTTCCTGCTACACTGCCGTCTATCGTTATTGCTAACCGTCCAGATATCCGTATGGCGGAGCGGCAATATGCCGTAGCCACGGCTCAGATTGGTGTGGCTGTTGCCAACCTGTATCCACATTTTGTCGTGCCGCTTACATTCAACCCGAATGCATCGGCCATGTATCAGGCGTTTCAGGCAAATGCCATGAGCTGGCAGTTCCTGCTGATGGCCAGCATGCCATTGATGCACGGCGGCAAGATGACGGCAGAAGTTCGTGCAGCACAGGCTGCGGCAGAAGCTGCGCGTCTCACGTATCGTCAGACTGTTTTGCAGGGCTTCAAGGAAGTAGAAGATGCCATGGCGGCATGGCATGATGATATTGAATATGCCGAACAGTTGCATAAAGCCGCAGAAGATAGCGCAACTGCCAGTGAGCGTGCGCGTAAACTCTACGGTGCTGGTTTGGTAGGGTTTCTGGAAGTGCTGACAACCGAACGCACCACCTTGAATGCCCAGAACATGGAGGCTCTTGCTAAGTTGGAGCGTCTGCGTGATGCGGTAAATCTATACACGGCGCTGGGTGCCGGGTGGAAAGGTGTTGCTCTTACCAACACCACTTTGCCCGTTTCTCTTGAAACGCAGAACTTCCTTGCCCGCGCCTTCAAACAATAA
- a CDS encoding HlyD family efflux transporter periplasmic adaptor subunit: MPLLRTLIRVVLTLAVVSLAIVLGITLWNVYMIAPWTRDGRVRVYVVDVAPEVSGTVVQIPIVDNQFVHKGDPLFVLDPVRFRLAIREAQARLDGALEDLKLKRNDARRRMGLGGIVSAEEQEVFNSNVATQIASVDAARAALDVAKLNLQRSVLYSPVNGYITNLNLRVGDYASAGQARMAVIDSDSYWVYGYFEETKMWGVHVGDEARVKLMGYKPILTGHVVSIARGINDTNGTPDKLGLQDVNPIFTWVRLAQRIPVRIHIDHVPDSVTLAAGMTATVSVGPEPRGRRGKLTTWLQDHL, from the coding sequence ATGCCCCTTCTGCGCACCCTGATACGAGTTGTTCTGACCCTTGCGGTCGTCTCACTGGCCATCGTTCTGGGGATTACCCTGTGGAACGTGTATATGATTGCACCCTGGACCCGCGATGGCCGTGTGCGTGTTTACGTTGTGGACGTGGCCCCCGAAGTTTCTGGCACAGTGGTGCAGATTCCCATCGTGGATAACCAGTTTGTGCATAAGGGTGACCCACTGTTTGTGCTTGATCCGGTGCGTTTCCGTCTTGCTATTCGTGAGGCACAGGCCCGGCTTGATGGCGCATTGGAAGATTTGAAGCTGAAACGCAATGATGCCCGCCGTCGTATGGGCTTGGGTGGCATTGTGTCGGCCGAAGAACAGGAAGTCTTTAACTCTAATGTGGCCACACAGATTGCATCTGTGGATGCAGCGCGTGCCGCTTTGGATGTGGCCAAACTGAACTTGCAGCGTTCGGTTCTGTATTCTCCGGTAAATGGTTACATCACCAACCTGAACCTGCGGGTGGGCGATTACGCCTCTGCCGGGCAGGCACGTATGGCCGTTATCGATTCCGACTCCTACTGGGTTTACGGGTATTTCGAAGAAACAAAGATGTGGGGCGTACACGTGGGTGATGAAGCCCGCGTTAAGCTGATGGGCTATAAGCCTATCCTTACAGGCCATGTTGTCAGCATTGCGCGCGGTATTAACGATACCAACGGCACACCAGATAAGCTGGGGCTGCAGGATGTGAACCCAATCTTTACCTGGGTGCGTCTGGCACAGCGTATTCCTGTTCGTATTCACATTGACCACGTGCCCGATAGTGTCACGCTGGCAGCAGGTATGACGGCAACTGTGAGCGTAGGCCCTGAACCCAGAGGCCGCCGCGGAAAGTTGACGACCTGGCTGCAAGATCATCTGTAA